TCTGTGATCCTAGGAGCTATGGTGTTGAGGGTGATTGGCCTTGGTAGGGTCTCCCATGGCAAATTGGTCCTAGGTGAGCAGCTAATCCCCTTCAGTTCGGAGCAACTCCTAAAGCGCTTCAtgggcctgtactacaaagcggggttactggcttatcggggtaaatTGTATGAATTacggtagtctgggcaaaatctaaagaacgaatatgaagtccatttaaacggtggtaccttaaatctgacaactaaccctgataagccagtaactccgcttcatagtacaggccacaggtgtgACACAACAGTGCCAGCCAACACTGCTACCCCATACTGCCTTGTAAAATACTGTAGCGCTGGCGAGTTGCCTCTCGCTAGTTGAGGTAATTTACATGTTCCCAGTGCATTTTGGATGTCtgttgtaaatagcccctgtaCGCTGTCACTGTTAATTTCTGTGCCATATTCTGTGTGTCGCGTGTTCCCCCACTTGGAATGTCATGTGTAGTGACTAGTGTTTGTAATGTTAGCGTAGTGACTAGTGTACCCACTGTGTGTGAGAACTATCATGTGTCATGGGACCTCCATGTGTTTCCAACTGTTGAAAGCAGAAGGTGTGGGTTGTTGGGCTGATCTATTGTGAGTCCATTTAAGGTTATCAATAAAGGAGCTTCCTGTGTGTGAAATGGCTGCCTTGTTTCTTGCCTGACTCTCCAGGGCCTGGGTCTGCAGGGCATCACAATACTTGTGTGGAATATTTAATGTGTACTGTATACCTAATTTGAGATCCATTTAAGGGCATTTGGGCTTTGCACAATATACTTTACATTATAGAGTCAAATAGGTTGTAACTCCAGTGATGTACTGACATCTTCCAGGTAGCTCACTAAGTAGTTTAGTCTTGGCTATGCACCATTAAAAGCCATTACATGCGCAAACACACAGCATTTCAGACTTGCTCTTtgaataatttttaatttaatttaatttaattgtttattGGATTTTGAGTACCTAGGTTTTAGACTGTTAGAAAATGAGTATTGATTCAATATAGCCTCAGTAGattaacaagaaaaaaacagatacaTCTACACACAGTAATTTGAAAAATGGAAttacttaataaaaaaaaagaacttcaTATTGCCATACAAAAGCGCTCTAAGGCACATCCTTTACAAATAAGTCTGGCTTCATGTCAAAGTTAAGCTGAGGCGTGCGTGAGCATCCGCCTTTGCCAGAGAAGGAAGCGAACTTTGAGGAACACACGTAAGTTTTTAGCTGGTCGAAGCTGGAGGGAAGTCGGAGAAATCAAATGTGGAACGTCATAAAATATACATCAAATACAGAAAACTGTAGATTTAATACATTTGTTAGTGTTATATTTTAATTCGATTATATAaagagaatgaaaaaaaaatcacgctCTCGTACGTATGGGTCCGATGGAACGAAGCGGTTACTGACGCCTAAAAATCAAACGGTAAGTAGCCTACATATTCCATTTTGATAATCTATTCGCCAGTATACTTTTATCATGGTTACATACGGGAAATtgaaaaggaaaaaggaaacagtgtatattatatataattatatatatagcTTTTCGGTTGCAAAGCATACTTAATTTAGTTTTATAACCGTACCAAAGGAAAAGGGAAATCCGTAACTATTATGCGATAGTGAGACAAAACGTTTTTATCATAAAGGCAGCACAAATTCAGCATAGAATTTAGCCTCACTTCACCTTTTTATGTAAAATAACGGAATCAGGCATCGCGACCTCTTTTTAAAGtaaataatcaattaatttTCAATGCGATTAAACTGCAAATGTGACTTTTTATATTTCCGAATCAAACTTATAATCTTAAACACTGCACTGACATGTTTTACACTTTGCTAAAATATTTTGCATGcatataatatttttatgatTGTGTGTTTTCAATTATGATCCTGGATGAATACTATCTACCACGAATTCTTTTATTGGATGGAAATTCTACGATTTCATTTTACAAGTCATTACATTTTACAGAATATTACATTGAAACTAAGTCATAGTCAAAATATTACTattgaacaaaaataaaaattaataacatgggtgtttttttttaggtgTTGGCACTAACAACCAGTAAAGACTAAGCTCTTCAGTACGGAATAAGGACGTTTACTCAGCACTGTGCCCCTATAATTTTATGCATAAAGCTCACAAATCCAAATCGGCTCGTGTTAAACAAGTGGAAAAGGGATTGTTAGAGCTCTTACGGACTGTTACAGTGTTAAGGATCTGCTGTACCTCAGGGAAGTGATTTCCAATCCTAGACTGCCCTCTGCAGGATGGAGAAAAACCTAATTATTATTCACTACAACTACACCGGGAGGTTATTCAACCTCAGTGAAAGCGCGACTGGTGCCACAATCGCTGAGAAAGCGATCTTTCTATTCATATGCAGCTTCATAGTCCTGGAGAACTTGATAGTACTAGTGGCAATATGGAAAAACCACAAGTTCCACAACCGCATGTTCTTCTTCATTGCTAATCTGGCGCTTTGTGATCTGATGGCTGGAGTGACCTACGCAGTAAACTTGCTGACGTCAGGGGGGATGACCTTCCGTCTTTCCCCATACGCATTCTTTGTGCGGGAGGGAAGTGTCTTTGCGGCACTTTCCGCATCTGTCTTCAGTCTGTTGGCAATTGCAATTGAGAGGTACATGACAATGATTAAAATGACACCTTACAATGCCAATAAAAGATACAGAGTGTATCTCTTAATTGGGACATGTTGGCTGATTGCAATTTCTTTGGGATCCCTGCCTCTGCTTGGCTGGAACTGTCTGGACAATCTTCCTGACTGCTCAACTATCTTACCTCTTTACAGCAAGAAATATGTGGCTTTTTGCATTATCATTTTTATGATTTTGTTGCTGTCCATCTCTGTACTATACGCTCGTATATATGCCCTGGTCAGATCTAGCAGCCGCAAAGTCACCAAGCACAGTAACTCAGAGCACTCCATTAGCCTCCTGAGGACAGTCATCATCGTTGTCGGCATCTTCATCATCTGCTGGATGCCTCTTTACATCCTGCTGCTAATCGACGTGGCCTGTGAACACAAGCAGTGCCAAATCCTTTTCAGCGCTTCCTGGTTCATCATCATGGCCGCCCTCAATTCTGCCATGAATCCCATCATCTACATGCTATCCAGCAGGGAGATGCGGCAGACGTTCCTCAGCCTGATCTGCAGTTGTCTACTTGGGACTAAGACAGGAAGTGTCCTAAAAGTAGAGCAAACCTCAGAGAACAGCAAGAGCAagtccagcagcagcagcagtagcagcCATGCCCAAAAGGCCGTGGTCAAAGAATCTCTTGATGTTGAAAGTACTGTGGAATAGTCCATAGCCTACAGCTGCAAAAACTGGACAGCTGGATATCCAATATTCTTTATTAGTTTGAATTCTGGAATGGACAGAATAGTCAGATGCTTTCCTGGTGAAACATATACATCAATTGAGACCTGATTAGAATACTTTAGAAAGAATGGAAATTCAGAATAAACTGCCTATAAATGTGATGAATACTGAAATTTAATAATTTTGAAAACTATTACATTTCTTTAACAATACTGTATAATTTATGTATCTATTATTGTCATAAAAATTGAAATGTAAATATGTTCAGTTAGCAGTAAAATTGACctgcatatttaatatttcacaGTGTAAAACAAAGCAGCATGAATTATTGTACCATGTAAACTATTGTATTCATTGTTCTTTACATCTCTCTGAACTATGCATATCAGCTTGTCCCTTATACATGTCAAAAACTAAATTTTGGAAAACTAAAAATGATACCCCACCAcaagaaaaacatacaaaagcCTTTCTCTAACAGATGAATGAGTTccatttacttatttaatattaataccGGAAGTCATGTCACAACTGCATTGCAAAGCAGACATCTTTGTATGCGAGCATGTTAGgacagcacattaaaacaaattttaacAAAATTGCAAAAACTTCACTTTGTTTGAGCATACCCTAAATGCAGTCTAAATGATGTGAAATTTTGCACGAAGTACTTGAATGAAGGGATGAGTTCTGAAACTTTCAAAAGTCGAAAAATAAGGGACACCCTAATGCGTATAGATCAGAAATGATGTCAATATAAAAGGAGATTGCTATATCcttattaatattttcatgtAATACACTTTTGCTCTATAACAACATTAATAATTTAGATTTTTAGAACATTTAAACTGGGGCGGCACAGTGGTGCGCACTGTCGCCTGACagctctgggacccgggtttgagtctccgccagggttgcatgtgtgtggagtttgcatgttgtcgtcgtcgtggggtttcttccagtttcccccccacagtccacaaacatgctggctaattggagttaccaggTTTCCTGAGTGTGCCCCGTGTGGagctggcaccccatcctgggttgttccctgcattgcacCCATCGGCTGCAGATGCCCCACAACCCTCAATAGGATAAGTGGCTACAGAAAATGGAAGGAGGGAACATTTAGATTTAAATtccaaattaaataaaaccaaTCAAGTGAAACTATAAATTTCCTGATTGTAAAACAAAtctaataaaatgtattatcatCGCTGGTGGTTCTATTAGGAGACTTCAGTGTTCGCATGGAAACATTGGAGATGCCTGGAGGACAATAAGCCATAGCGATGATCTCCTGGATCTAAGAGAACCTGTTCATGAATGGTAAGAAGAAACATGGCAGGTGGATAAGTTTTGGTTACTGCAATTTTGCAGGAACTGAGGAAATTTATGCTGATAAAGTGGGAAGTTAATCTATGTTCCTGTCCTGACCTATGGTCACAAAAAACGCATGTCAAAAAGAAGGACCCAAAACGACAGCAAAGGCATGTCTCAGCTACATATTTTCCCAAATATTTTCATAGTATATTTCATTATATTGAATTTAAAATAGAATTTTTTGCTTCAGTAATACTCAGTTAAGTCAAGCTACCTTCTGGTGAATTTTGCATAGATTCTTTTCTATGCTTAATAACAAAGTAAGAAACCAATATATCTGGATGACATTGtcattttaaacaatttaatttctaattaaaaataaaagcctttaaattatttttcttattgtgtttgtttattgtttgggTGTCTTTTGAAATCAGAATGGCAgttctcagattttttttttaccacattGTGAAATGAATGTGTTACAAGCCATTCTGATGAGCACATGACAGAAAGGAcgtaataaatgtattaaataagtTTCCACTTATGGAAGTTTTCTGCAGTAGTGTATGTATACCTcataaattcaatttaattgtattttaaatatacaaaacatCCTTTGTATTCTGTCATTTTTCATAATCACAAATAAAAGTTGTACAGATGATTAGGAATATTTAATTAAACATAAATGTTGTGACGTGAAAAATTTAACTTGACTTTAAATATACTTAAGattcttggtaacactttacttaaagccatgtttttagcaatttataaacaaattcatagcatgcattcataaagtattataaacatggctataaatatttatcaaaatgcATACCATATTATAGCCATgtatattatgcattatgactacTTTAttaagctctcatctataatgcactgtcGACACCTTTATCATGCATTATAACggtcagtataagcattaaggatgctttgtactgcattataaaggtatctatagtgcattatagattcataaggcagtcatgtgttatgcctttttataaatataatattcacagccatgtttataatatcttatgaatgcattatgaatgtgttcataaattactaaaaacaaggccttgagtaaagtgttaccagattCTCCATAATAAATAGTATGTATCATCACTACAATGTGCAtggtaatttaaaatatttttagcaGCATAACTGATGAGCATGAAAATTCACTTGATGAACTTCTATGCCTGGTCAAATTTTAAAATGGGTTACTAATGCACCTACTAggattattaatttatttctttCCAAATAAATTCAGTGATTTACCTAATCAAGATATTCTGGAACTAACACAAAAAATGCATGCAAGACTATGTACCTGGTAATTAAATAAACTGTACTTAAAATTCCCCACAGTGGAAAGTGTAATTTTCTAGGAGGATACAAAAGAATTATTAATTTTAGTACTAGTGGGATAAAGAAACTGGAATTTTTACTGGACATTTACTCTACCTAAGGCACCTTCCCTTTTTGTCTTCCAATTTGTTTAATAGTTGTTACTTTCAGTGTAAGAGTGAGGACTTGCACAACAGAAAAAATGGACACATTACAAATAATTCTAATTAACATTCTGTTCCGTCTTGCAGTACCTGTCTGCTAATTCTGCATGCCATGATAAACAAATTTAAATCAATAAATGTGCCCAAACAAAAGTGTATCACAGCAAAGACAATAATTTTTGTCACAAGTTAATAACTGATACAGTATTTCAAAGTGTGAATGAACTTTTCTTTAATGTGAAAAATATTACTGTCTATAACTtgccaaaaacaaaacaaggttATTGTTTCACTCACTGTACACCAAAGGACATTTAACCTGTTTCAGTTAAAAggatgcataaaaataaaatatttcaatacTTAAATATATGTGTCTGAAGTCAgaataaaagttgaatttttatttttttgtactttttttagAATACAAAAAAAGACCCCAAAAGCTTGCCACAACAACTACCACATACTCCTATCTAGGGTAATACTTAGCAGTAAGACCCAGATGGACAACGAAGGGGCAGACAAATAACTCCGAAGTTTAAAGTGTTTTGTTATGCATACAACTTACTCACTGTAACAATGTCAAAGGCATAAAATATACTGTGGTTTTGATGGAATAAGAGCAAGTTGTACAAAAGTTAGTACAATGCAAAATATTTTCAACTATGATGTGTATTAAATAGCTCCTagtttgttttacattttgtttaaattaCCCAAacctttt
This is a stretch of genomic DNA from Paramormyrops kingsleyae isolate MSU_618 chromosome 7, PKINGS_0.4, whole genome shotgun sequence. It encodes these proteins:
- the s1pr3b gene encoding sphingosine 1-phosphate receptor 3, with product MEKNLIIIHYNYTGRLFNLSESATGATIAEKAIFLFICSFIVLENLIVLVAIWKNHKFHNRMFFFIANLALCDLMAGVTYAVNLLTSGGMTFRLSPYAFFVREGSVFAALSASVFSLLAIAIERYMTMIKMTPYNANKRYRVYLLIGTCWLIAISLGSLPLLGWNCLDNLPDCSTILPLYSKKYVAFCIIIFMILLLSISVLYARIYALVRSSSRKVTKHSNSEHSISLLRTVIIVVGIFIICWMPLYILLLIDVACEHKQCQILFSASWFIIMAALNSAMNPIIYMLSSREMRQTFLSLICSCLLGTKTGSVLKVEQTSENSKSKSSSSSSSSHAQKAVVKESLDVESTVE